The nucleotide window TCCAGCTTGCACTTATGACATAAATTATCATCAATGCACCATCTTTTGAAACCTCCTAGTCCTAGtttgaagaaacttttttttatcattgctACCAGTGAAATACCATAATGTCGGAGTAACATCAGAAAGTCTGGAAAAGTAACATAATATCAGAGTAAAGCATATAAGTTGCATCAACCAAGAACCACATAATATAGACAAGGAACATCATATCAGAATGTCCTGCCCATTCAAAGTTACATGATTGTGCTATGTGCCCACAGAATCACAAGCATtaaattgtttctttcttggGATTACTTGGCTTCATTTCTTTTATGGCACAGTTCCCGACTGAAGAACCAAATTTCACAGTATCTTAAGTATAGAAAGTTTACTATGAATGCATATCATAAACGGAGTAGTAAGACGACTTGAGAAAATAGCAACTATCTAAACCAGTATTGCATGTATCCCATGATATGGGTTATATCTTATAATCTGTAATGTAACAATTGATCTTCTACAGCCCCATGCCTTGACATACAAGGTTATCAGGTAAAATGGCCACCCTAAGCCCCGATTTTTCCTTTGGGGCTTTCAAAAGGCCCTCTTCACCCAACTGCTAAACGCTCTTTATTCTTTAAGAGTTAAGTATGAAGGAGATTTTGCAACTTTGAGCgagaaaaatgtcaaattgaAGCTAGATTTGCCTGTGAATGATTGATTGtagttgaaaaaagaaagcttCTGTATTTCCCTAATTTCTTGCAGTTGAAAACGTCAATCATTTATTATTTGCAATTTTAGATTGAACAAgttcatcttgtgatgtataAGGCTTTATACATATTTCTTGATGCTATAACATTGTGGTTATGTAACAATGAATTGAAGAATGTTGATTTCTGTAAgcctatatttatatatgatgcATTTATAGAGcacatattttcttcatttttctagtcttatgtttttttctttttctttttgaaactaAATAATTATGGTACAGTGTAACTATTGGGCCGACCAAGACAGGTTACTATATGCAGTTTACAATGTTGATCTCCAAATACTATATTGAATGTTCCAAACACAACTTTAAGTTTGCCTTACTCCATAGCCCTATAGTCATAAATTTCCTTCATGTATTGGACATGTCAGCTTTTTGTTACGGAAAAACATTTATAGGAGATTGTAAATTTTCCAAAACTTGTTTCGATGCAACAATGCAATATCATTGTGAAACCATAAAAACTTCATGTTAGTTACAATCCTTTTATTGGAATGCCGCAAATTTTCAGATAAGTTATCTATCTTCAGAATTAGCTTAAAGGCATGCAGTTTGTGTGAAGAGTGAAGAGTGGATTGTGGACTAATGCTCCTAAATCCTCCTACACTTATATACAATGGCATTGACCAAGTTGCTCCAAGCTTGAGCTTAGAAATAGCTTGTTTTCTCTTTAAGAACAAAACAATGTCAAACCAACATAGGTTTTTACTGGAAAAACATGGAATGGGTTACTTCAGTGCCATAGCACCTGGCACTCAGACATTTGTGAAAGGCCGTCACATGAGTGCGGGTGTGGGTGCTGGTGTGGGTGCGGATGCGGGTGCCGATGCGAcatatcccaaaaaatttgggtaggAGGGTGCGGcaagagagtatatatataatacatttattttatatatataaatgtatgtattcataatatatatatagcttgtTTTTTAGCTTaatttgtcctttctttttacttttattactatacataaagaaagaaagaaaggatgaagaaaaaaaaatgaaaaatattttgaacttgcataagaaaggatgCGGTTCGGGAGCGTGTCGGAGCAGCACCAGCGTCGTGTCGACATGGGTGCGgccctttttttgaaaagtctgtgtgacataggcGCAAGGAAATTTTCAAGaccatttccttttctatttttcttcaattttaaattttcatttgtccCTTTTTCATATTCATGGATGAcagttaataacttaatatgtGAACATACtgttctccttcctccttctaTGTCCATTTCTTTTTAAACCATCAAACTGCCACACATTCACCTAAGAATCACAAAACAGATATCTAGGATCACAAGAATTTACCAGCAATAAGTCCATTACAAATAACTACCTTTTAAGAAGTGGTCTACAATAAAGAATCCATTTAGTCAAAAAATAAACCAAGCTGGCCAcctttccatttgtttttgggCGCCTAGGTGCCtgagtggaaaaaaaaaatcagaaaactctttttcttttccttgttctacttttatctttctttatttatttcttcctttttcctctttttattctttttttttccttctcttcttctttctcttccttttttttcctttattgtcTTTGGCCCACCTAAGCAACAAGTAGTCCTTTTTGAAGGCCATGGGCCTAGTTAGTGCTTTTGACTACATCGTCTGCAATCTACTCACATAGAAACAACTTGAAAGTAATTACCAGATTTCCAAAAATATGAAGATGCATTAGTTATTCTATGAGTAACTAACAATTCAACTTAGCATCCTTGCTTTCTTGGTTGAGATTATCAACAAGCCTCCCACAAAGCTCAGCAAAGACTATGTAACAGTTTGaagcaatgttatccgtatcgtacgatacggacgcgtatcgtacgatacgtatcgtataggtcaagaaaacctatacgatacgctgTTTAAAGACGATACGCATCCGTATCGTAcatgtatcgcacgtatcgtgcgatacgggggccgtatcgtacgatacgggcgatacacccctatatcgtacgatacggcttAAAAcacacaattttttatttttaaagtttaaacactcatccgtctctctcttcttgtatttaaagactccaagagacgtaggagggagagattttgcacattttcatccaaaataaccaaggattcatcgatttggaaaatattatcgttaaatcatgaaagatgataactatatgttttgaacttataaaattgtgaaataatctaagtcctaaaactcaatgtcctaagactctaagtcttaagattctataaaattttcatgtttaaaattgtgatggatgcttgttatgttattttgaatatctaatttctaatttttgaatgcGTTGAtgacacacatgaatgttccttaatgatcttttttatatttgaatacatttttcttaatttctgattttttgtttattttttcagttttttaataatttttctctattttttctgatttttaaatattttttaaaattttaaaaattaattttacgataagCTACGCTatgtttacgatacgttacgatacagcgtataggtcagcccgaccgatacgcgatacgctatgccttttataacattggacTTTGAAGCAATCAGGTTCATTAGGTAGATGATACATTCTAAGTTTGGTATTAGTCAAAAAATCATACCAAGAGAGTTAAGTGGCTGATAACCTTCTCTCCTTCTAGAGACATTGTCGCTATTAGAGTATTGGAAGCCATTAGCAGCCCAGCACATAAATATCCCCCTTCtttcgtttttatttttcattggaaaccattaaaaaataacaaatagcCAGCCCAACCATGATAGAGCTGAGCTTAATAAAACTAATCAGGCATCAATCGGATCAGAAGTTTTGGCATGTGAATCAATCCAGAGCAAAACACAGCCTTCTCTTCATATAAAGACGCCTTCGAAAGATGAAAATAGACATGCATACATATCAAGGAATATCTCAAGGCCCTTCCTTTGCCAACAGGAAAGTCACACTATCATCATGAATCATGATTTGAGaggaaaaaactcaaaaacgAAATTATGCTTACATGGTTAATATAATTATCGGGGATGTAGAGCACCCTTATTCATATTGCTTCTAAAATATTAGtcaacatgcacacacacaacctctacaaaaaaaatggaacatgaTTGTGGTATGCTACCACCACAAATCACGGTCCTACAGCATTGTAACctgcagaaaaaggaaagctaACCTCTGGATCATGTTTATAGGATTTACTAACTATTTTATGTGTTAAAAATGAGTCAGATTATATCCTAAACTAGCTTTTAAGCACTCCTATATTCATGATCATGGGCCACTCGTTTTCTGTTATAGTCAAAGTTGAATAGGTGATGTGCAAGTAGACCATTTTACACACCCATACAGTTACCCTGCACATTGATGCTTAAAACTATCCAAATAACCGTGTCCGCCATACCACAGGACCAAGGTTCAAAAACAGCAGGCACATGTGTCTGTGCATACCTTACTTAAGGTTTTACCATCACTAACACAAGGGCAAATTTCCTCAGATCCCAAAAGGAAAACCAGCAAAATCTCATTCTGTGGATCCCACCGGTAGCCATCCTCTAAAAATTGCTAACACAGTAACATAAAGAGTTACTGGAGATAAGGAAAATACGAACTAATTATATTATGCGTTTGACTGGTGTATCTTGACTTCATTTTTCTCTATggtcaaattttacaaaacctttttgaaacttttgcagttttttctcctttctaaTTTAAATAGTTTCTAACTTGCCAAATTTTCTTAAAGTACCTAATTTGTCTAAAATGttcttaaaacttaaaaggcTTAAATTTGCACTATAAACCACACAGTAACTTATATTTTACACCGTTCAGGTACATTCAGTAGGTAAAAACACACATGAAGAATGATATTAGATTGCAAGATTTCTGGAAGTATGTAGATCAAATACGTGTTCATACTCCATATTGCACCTTATCCAAGTCCTCTATGAGAATATCTAGTTAGAACCTGTAACTACAGCTAGGAGATCATTGAAAAGAATGCTCAAAGATCAACAAATCTTGGGCATCTGTGTCTGTTGGCTGACATTTTGCATGTCCCTGAATGAACAGATAACCACACCAAAAAGGGATAGGAAACATACGCCATGAAAGTCTGAAACCCTTCAATACCTACACATCCTCCAAATGATCGCCCACAAGTATCACTCAAAAATCATAAGGTAAACCAATCTTGAACCACTTTAATGAATGAGGGCAACCGGTACTAAAGAAAGAGAATTTGCCTTGAAACATGTTCGAGAAAAAGGATTTACTTGAAACGGGTGAATGTCAATGACAAAAAAAGCTAAGCGGGTAGGACAAGGGACAATATTTACAGTAAACAGTTACCCAGAAGAGAAGGGAAATGatagaaaaaaccaaaagcttTTCCTCGCAACAACAAAAACCCCAAATCTCAGCAGAGAATCAAACCCAGGACATCAACCCCAGATTCACAAACGCGTAgcgaaaaatgaaaagcaagaaaaggctTCCGATGACAAAGTGAAGGAACATTCAAGTTTTACATTCTAACGGTCACCGAAACAAAAGGCAATactaaaggagaaaaagaagaaatgaaaccCTTAAGCAAGAAGATTGGAAACAACAAGCCCAACCGGCGGGCCAAAAACAAAAGATCAGATAAGCATGAGCGTTAAAGGGGAAGATTACGAGTAGGTGCCAACGAGAGGGGTAAGAAGGAGGGTGGCGCTGATCCAATTCTCGGAGACCTTCTTCTCGATCTTATGAGGGATGTCCTTCCACAGGCCGCTCATCACCTTCTGCTGGAACGGCGACAGCGCGTATATCACCGCCTTCATCCTGACCGGCGTCTTCCCCATCTCGCTCCCGTCTCCCTCCGCTCTTCTCCTGATTGCGAGTCCTCGGCCTGCCTTCGCTTTCTCTTCACTGGTCCTCCTCAATTGCTTGTTCTTATAGGCGGCTCCCATTCTTCTGGTGGCCGCCATCGGCCCAACTTAGTGGACCGGGTCTGACCCGAAAAATCTTCCATCCAAGAACCAAAAGGATTTTTAAGAGGCTCAAGAGTTTCCACAACAAACCCTCATTGCTCTAAGAAGCcctcttttttactttttttttttttttccttgagagTTTAGCAAAGTGAGGTCTACTTTAAATTTAGATCTTAACAAAATCTGCAGATTTAGAaacttcatatttaaatatatttcctttttttttctaatttgataGAAACCAACTCAAATTAAGAGACTTTGTTCCTTACATCATCTTCCAAGTCCCCACACATATTAGGCTTATTAGCTTTTGCAATAGACAGGCGCTTATAAGATTATGCCAGTTGCTATCCCAACCAGTTACTCCACACTCCTTAAGtctataaaaaattatatattgattgttcattttcagaaaaaaaattgcatatataGTGGATAGGAACTCGTCATGAGACCTACGATCGCAATATCTCATATTGCCTTTCATCTTATGTATGAGGCAATCAAACACCTCTTAACGTTTCTCTTTtaatagtgaaaaaaaaaaacctttttctaAAATGACCCAATTGCATCAAGTGCAGATCAATTCACTCCATGTTTTATCTAAGTAactataaaatataatttaaagtTTTCAGTTTTAATGAACGTGCCATCATCACTACATTGGCAAAGTTGTTGGAAACATGTTACAAATTAAGCTTT belongs to Nymphaea colorata isolate Beijing-Zhang1983 chromosome 13, ASM883128v2, whole genome shotgun sequence and includes:
- the LOC116267292 gene encoding cytochrome b-c1 complex subunit 8-like gives rise to the protein MGKTPVRMKAVIYALSPFQQKVMSGLWKDIPHKIEKKVSENWISATLLLTPLVGTYSYVQYYKEKEKLEHRY